The window AATTAACATAATTCAAAtgacataaacattttaatgaaatattctgtactagtttgtttgtttgtttgtttgttgagacagaatcttgccctgtcacccagactggagtgcagtagcatgatctcagctcactgcagccttgacctccctgcctcaagcaatcctcctatctcagcctcccaagtagcttagactacaggtgtgcaccaccacacctggctaatttttctactttttgtagagatggggtttcatcatgttgcccaggctggtctctaactcctgggctcaagtgatctgcccgcctcggcctcccaaagtgctgggattataggcatgagccactgcacccagctatgcCAGtactgcaaagagaaaaaaaatgtcccACGCAAATAAACTTACTAGTTCACCAAAGGTATACTGGCTCTGCCCTGTCTATTCATTCAACTTATCAACTAATCTTGCTCCCCTTACCTTTAGGCCAGTAACTCCAAACATTTGCAGAATTGCAATACCATCATTATTTGATTTGAGCAAAAATGTTCtatggcattaaaaaaataaaaaaattaatatttttttagaCTGCTATGCCACCCTCTAATATATTTGGAGAAATTCTAGAGcgttataaaataaatactaggaAACAGTCTTATGATCAAACTTATCTGATGTTTAAACATTCTTGTGAAACTATAAATTGTAACAGCGTGAAAACTTTTAACTCGAAACCATCctcagccaggcactgtggctcattcAAAATTctacaaagtttttttaaaaaatagctgggtgtgctggtacacgtatgtagtcccagctacctgcctgtagtcctagttactcaggaggctgaggcaggaggatcccttgagtccaggaattcgaggctgcactgagctatgattgtgtcactacgctctagcctgggcaacaaagcaagaccccatctctaaaacacacacaaacatcctCACTGAAATTCCTTACTGTATTtgacaattaaaaagaaaagcattactatttttcttgtatatattatactttagGGCAACCCTAGTTGGCAGCTTTGAGAGAAGTTCTTCATTACAGAAGAATTCCATTAAACATGGAAGGAATAACTAAACTAAAAATCATCACTTTGCAATTCTGAATGAAATAACTGACTCAGGAAACAATTTATTATtggataaaaccatcagatataaGGTTAATAGGGAACTTGACAGCAGACAGAGGGAAGAGGTTGTCCCTGTGCAGCTACTGATTAAGCTCACCATTACTAAGAACAGGAcaaccaaatatctgcttgccaaaaaaaaaaaaaaaaaaatgttgaacctAATCAAGCCTCTAATCTAGAGCTAATTTCCattcacagaaaacaaagaagaggaGCAAGTTAAACGGTTAACACCAAGAAGCAAATAGACAACTACAGCATGTGGAACTTTCTACAGGACAAACAACATAGTTTCTGCAACAAGTTAATGGTATGAGAGTTAAAAGAAGGAACATGCTATGGATTaacttaattaaataaaacaaaatgcattttgaGGACTTCGTTTGGATCCCAATTCAAACAAAATAACTGTGAAGAGATTTTTTCGAACAACAGAGGAGATTCAATTACACACTGGGTTACATGATCTGAAGGAactggcatttttttaaatgtgtgataaCGGCACTGAAGTGAAAGATGTGATTagtaaaaaagttattttgaaatgtataaagtATGATGTctagaatttgctttaaaaagagaaaggggtacaaacaaaaagataaaagccCATATACCAAAATCTCAATACCTGATAATTCTGGGTGATGGGTCTATGAGGTTCATTACAGTCTCTTtaatctgtttaaaatttttcataataaaagctatttgttTAATCATCAatccattcttttaaaataacatagcATATGTATTTACTTATAGTTCAGATCAACAGTTTTCAATTCTGACTATACATCAGAATCGTCTGgagaaatttcaaaacaaaaagtatcAATGTTTAGGCCCCACCccagatcaatgaaaccaaaatatCTAAGGCTGAGGCCAGGCAcactttttgtctgttttttttttttttttttttttttttttgcttttttttaaagtcccCAAGAAATTCAAAAGTGTAGCCCAGGTTAAGAACCCCTATTAATGATAAACAGAAATTGACCCATGTCCGctaaaaaatgtattaagtagGTTTCTTGTAGAGCAATATCAATGAGAAAAACTTTTAATATTCACAACCAGTATATTAAGCCTTGGAAAACATTAGCATTATTCTCGGGGAAATAACTTTGGGACTACATAACAATGGTACAGATTCAAAGTTCTCTGAATTTACTCATCAAGTATAAAATAAAGCCTCTTAAAATATCCCATGCTGCTATTATTTTACCAGCTTATACTGATAAACtatttacagtttacaaagcgTTTTATCTAAATTCTCTGCTTTTCACAAAAACCCTGATCAGGTAGGGCAAGTATAATTATCACCACCTCTAACAGATGGAGAAATTAGGTCTCAAAGCTATTTAAACGGCTTGCCTACAGTCATTCAGCTGGTAAAAACCTaagctgaaaataaaatctaGGTCTTTTGACTCCTAGCCAAATATTCTATCCTGGGACACTTAGCCCAAAACAAACCTCTGTTCTGGTTCCAGTCATGGGCATCACCAAGTTGATTAACATTATACCTGTACCCATCTTGATGGTGAAAATAGTCATCAGTGCTGAACACAATGCCATCACGATTCTGACCAAGCAGAATTCTGTtaataaaagaaatcataaaggtGCCATTTACAAAATCTATAACCATCAGAAATAAACTATcagaaataaatataaccaaGTGAAATAAATCACACAGGAAAGGTTATTAAATGGATTTCTGATACTTACCTGAAAGTATATCACGAACAGACCAGCACAAGAGCTGAATAATCTTACAAAGATTTCAGATTTCAAATCACTTTACACTTAAATCTACACAATTACAGATGCTaacagaaactctttttttttttttttttagatggtctctgtcgcccaggctggagtgcagtggcacgatcttggctcactgcaacctccgcctcccgggttcaagtgattctcctgcctcagcctcctgagtagctgggattacaagcatgtgccaccatgcctggctaatttttgcatttttagtacagacagggtttcaccatgttggtcaggctggtgttgaactcctgacctcttgatccacctgcctcggcctcccaaagtgctgggattacaggcatgagccaccgtgcctggccataacaAAAACTTTTTGAAGCAGCATTTGTATtgcaactttttaaaacattatttacccAATCTCAAAATTATATCAACTATTATCCATGTTTTCactttagtatatttttatttgcctcAATCTAGTGCAACAGGTAACCTAAAAAGCAAGTAAGCCTAAGCAAGCAATTCATTTAGAAAAAACCATATGTGACTCTAGACAGCTTTAATAAACTCATTTCCATGAAGCATATATGATCCTCTAGTGAAAGTCGGAAATAGTTGGAGGCTTAAGGTTATGGAACAATCTGTGATCCTCCAAAGTATAatcaaactttaaatttttaagaacttaagtcgttaaatgaaattattaaacaCTAAATAAAAAACTCTCAGTTCAGGTCAATGATAATCAAGCTTTGTTTTGAAAACGATACTGCCTTAAATTGACAAGTACAGCAAGATTAACAAGTACTCAGAACTCTCATTACCAATGACTCATGAAAGAAATTGGGAGTGTGCTATGATAGGGAAAATGCAGCAAGATAATGATTTGGATCCAAGAACAACAACGAGagtattttgttgtttctctcctctccttgaaCCATTAGGCATTTGGATATCACTGTATAATTTTGAGGGGATTGGTGGGATGGAAGGTGGTATATTAATAGAAGGAATTGAGAGTAAAAGAATATTGGCCTGGAATGATTCAAGCTTACTTACCTCTCACTAAAAAAATAGTAGGAAGGGTTTAAACTATTAAGATGACAAGTGTCATCTCTCCATCCCTCAGCTTATAATGGTATCATATACAGTTCTCTCCCTCAATATCcatgggagattggttccaggaccacaCTTGCTGCTCAAGCCCTTGATATAAAAATGGCTGTTTGCATATAaactatgcacatcctcccatacaCTTTAACTCATCTctggattatttataatacctaatactcTACAATGTGAAtattatgtaaatagttgttatactgtattgtttaggaaataacaaggaaaaaagtctgtacatttCAATACAGAtgcaatattttttctcaaatacttTCAGTCCAAAGTTCGTTGAATTCACTGATGTGGAATCAACAAATATGGAGGGCCAGTGgtgtattttataaaatcacttgtatcaaaagaaaacaatttaagtaTGTATAGGTTGGTGTGAacgtaattgcagtttttgccattaaaatgccaattaaaaactgtgattacttttgcacaaacctCTATTTCCACTTACAGAATTACAGTTCAAATCACTTCAGACAAACCAAATGTAAATTAATGGGTTGGgttgtgtgtttgctttttggGAGACTGGAGTTGGATTTCTTTTTCAAGCAGCCATGATTTATCCAAAACATGTCTATCTGACATATTTGGCATCTTACTGCTTATACAGATAACCTAGAATATGAAAATGCCATGATATTAGCATTCTAAAGCAAAACTCAATCACCCAAAAAGAGATTTTGATTGTAACTGATCATGTGACATCTAATTATGTTCAACAGTACCAGAAATCCAGATAACACCTTGTCTAGATACTTTatgcttccttttttgtttttttttttgtttcgttttgttttgttttttccattctatTACTTTATTAGCaggtcatttcttttcttttcttttttttttttagacaagagtccgactctattgcccaggctggagtgcagtggtgtgatctcggctcactgcaacctccacctcccaagttcaagtggttctcctgcctcagcctcctgagtagctgtgactacaggcacgtgccatcacgcccggctaatttttgtatttttattagagatggggtttcaccatgttggccaggctagtcttgaactcctgacctcaggtgatcctcccacctcagcctcctaaagtgctgggattacaggcgtgagccaccgtgcccggcacagGTGATttttaagatgttaataatatcaTTCTACATGACAATCATATTTTTTGTATCTAAAAAACGGtttaaattttctcaaaataaaaggtGGGGGAGCAATACACCAATTTATATCATTAAAACAAGTCAACAATACATATGAACAAATCTctataaagaacattttcttaaatatataaatcataacTATAGTAAATAAGTTTAACTTGAAAAGACTTTTCCTCCCAGGCAGCATAGACTGTTTATGCATATTTTTCAAATTCCGTGAATTACTTCAAACCATGAAGCTTTATTTTATGGACTTAAAAAAACACCTATATGAATCTAGGAATATCTGAATGTCTTATCAAGCctctaaagcaaaaataaattatttaagaacatcagtattttcaaaattcttaGACTGTCAGAACTCTCAAGTCAGGTACTAAAATGGATTCTCAGAATGTCAAAATTTAGAAATGTGAGTAAGTCaaatatctaatttaaaaaaatcaaatctgggCTCATTGGCcacttgatttctattttttcaaaacaatagCTATCTTTTTGAGAGCCTATTTTATGtcaaacattttacataaatctatgacctcatttaatcctcataaaagcCTGCCAATTTGATAATAAACTAATCcaggagaagaaataattttggcAAGTTAGATGGTAGTGGGAGAACTAAGATAAAGCACCTCCTTGACCCCAAAACCAAAGGCCTCCaatgatccctgcctcctggtaCTCACAACCTTGCATCCTCTTATCCTGCAGTATGCTTGGATTTAGTCCCTAGCTTCTAAGGAACAGAATATGATACaggtgatgggatgtcacttcggagattactaaaaaaaaaaaaaaaaaagtagcttctGTCTTAGACTTGAGCTTGCATGCTTTCTCTTTCACTTTGAAAGAAATCAGCTGTCTTGTGAATGGACAGAGGCCAAGTagcaaagaaatgagagaagccTCCAGTCTCTAGCCAGCAAGGAACTGAAGTCTTCAATCCAACATAGCTCACAAGGAACTCAGTCCTGTCAACAATCTTGAGAGAGCTCTTAGAACCAGATCCTTCCCAAATCAAGCCTTCAGACCAGAAACAGTCCTAGCCAACATCTTGATCACAGCATTCTTAGAGACACTGAACCAAAGGCACCCAGGTAACTATAACCAGAGTCCAGACCTACAGAAACTACGAGGCAATATATGTTTGTTGCTTTAAACAACTAAGTTTTAGGGTAACCTGTTATACAGCCTTGAGTAATCAATGTACTCTATACTTATAATTTCTCACGTAAGAAACAAGTAAACCAAGAGAATCTGTTCCCAAAACAAGGCCTACAAGAGAGTCCATTTTCatggtttggtttttaaatttctaagaaCTGAGCATTACTTTAATACTTTCATGTGCATTTACAAGTgattttcaagaaaaatacaaaatctaagTAAAACTGACACATCATGAACACTTTTCCTCCTTATCTACTGAGTGCCTTTATATACTTCCTATCCTGAGACTACTTTACTGGGGTAATTCAATCTCTAAACACTCCCTGAATTAAGAATCAAGGGACCTATATGAAGAAAGACAAGTCTTTCCTCTGGAGTTAAGGAGACCTACCTCCTtcaaaagaagggagaaaaaaaagtctcctcccatctctctctAAACTACGGTAAGTATATTCATTTCTGTAACTTCTATAACACCACAAACgtaaaacaacaggaatttatcttacagttctgaaggtcagtagtccaaaatcagtttcactgagCTAAAAACAAAGTGTGTGCAGAcgtgtgttccttctggaggctctacaGAAtatgtttccttgccttttccagcttctaaaggtTAGCTGCACACCTGGGCTTATGGGATGTTCCAtcatcttcaaaaccagcagTGCAGCATCTTCTCTCTTGACCTTTGCTTTTGGTCTTAACCCTTCTCTGACTaattcctcctgcctccctcttattaAGAACCTTTGTGATCACACTGGGCCAATCCAGTTATCCAGGACAGCCTCCCCATTGCAAGATCCTTAATCAAATTTGCAAAATCCAATTTACCATCTAACGCAACATATGCACAGGTTTTAGGGATTAAAACATGAGTATCTTTGGAGGGGtacattattcagcctaccattGCAAATATCCacaataatctgtaaaacagatgataacaacaaaaaactaatttCTTAAATTCCCTCACTTTTCATTTATTAGGGGGTAAGAAAGAT of the Homo sapiens chromosome 13, GRCh38.p14 Primary Assembly genome contains:
- the N4BP2L2 gene encoding NEDD4-binding protein 2-like 2 isoform 21 (isoform 21 is encoded by transcript variant 59), translating into MRRGRVRILLGQNRDGIVFSTDDYFHHQDGYRYNVNQLGDAHDWNQNRGGINMVCLERRLLRCWIVMNIKCPFLL